A genomic stretch from Narcine bancroftii isolate sNarBan1 chromosome 9, sNarBan1.hap1, whole genome shotgun sequence includes:
- the LOC138743602 gene encoding GPI mannosyltransferase 4-like, with translation MPPNQRDVSCMLLIFLSGSKLRGNPPNRIAPPAQATRPIGSRRRPRQPAQSDRAAGPGNPPNRIAPPAQATRPIGSRRRPRQPAQSDRAPGQILAVGTGGGSVSRCTGDIFKLKTVHPWEFNTCYPSRSVFFPLATTGFSFTVLKNLENCGLFDNIVNSYTLLVLPRFYLTCLSFILDYTVYSIACLWDADPWNALTLLSVSHVMLVFHTRTFSNSIEAGLFSLLLLLVAVDTKQTNVTSDVGEKNRKKNVYLVGILLASGIFNRPTFLVYALVPVFLWLSHDQKGTFQFSFRTILSNMFGIFSSVIVTTFTFIMIDTLYFGVMISEIHCFLNTENAVHKHIANLRQHVAVTPLNFIVYNLDWENLSSHGRHPWFTHLTVNGLVLFGTLHLSACASGIQILISKLVRSGESHVPKGQQCEQRLAMTEYLILVYFVPMIVLSLFCHQEGRFLSPLIVPVVLHYILKHKTLRWKTVIVLFNILCSVFFGCLHQGGLIPCISYLEKALHLKDSVIDQEEYILIFYHTYMPPRHLLNVKTDQESIRIIDLGGSDVSVLNSTVNRFFGNFSSFENNQIYIYIIAPGTLEYTFNYCNFQWKSNASFFPHLSMEDPPDISKIFSNDILSQLSLYIFKVQIIGKNSKT, from the exons ATGCCTCCCAACCAGCGGGATGTGTCATGCATGTTGTTGATCTTCTTGAGTGGCAGCAAGTTACGGG GCAACCCGCCCAATCGGATCGCGCCGCCGGCCCAGGCAACCCGCCCAATCGGATCGCGCCGCCGGCCCAGGCAACCCGCCCAATCGGATCGCGCCGCCGGCCCAGGCAACCCGCCCAATCGGATCGCGCCGCCGGCCCAGGCAACCCGCCCAATCGGATCGCGCCGCCGGCCCAGGCAACCCGCCCAATCGGATCGCGCGCCTGGCCAAATCCTGGCCGTTGGAACCGGTGGCGGGAGCGTGTCCCGTTGCACAG GTGACATTTTCAAGTTGAAAACCGTCCACCCCTGGGAATTCAATACGTGTTATCCTAGCAGATCAGTTTTTTTCCCATTAGCCACAACAGGATTTTCATTCACAGTACTTAAAAATTTGGAAAACTGTGGCCTATTTGACAACATTGTAAACAGTTATACTTTGTTGGTTTTACCCAGATTTTATCTGACATGCCTGTCTTTTATATTAGACTACACAGTATACAGTATAGCCTGTCTCTGGGATGCAGACCCATGGAATGCTTTAACACTGTTGAGTGTGTCACATGTGATGTTGGTTTTTCACACCAGAACATTTTCAAATTCTATAGAAGCAGGTCTtttctcattgctgctgttaTTAGTGGCTGTCGACACAAAGCAAACAAACGTGACATCCGATGTTGGGGAAAAGAACAGAAAGAAGAATGTTTATCTGGTTGGGATTCTTTTGGCCTCGGGTATTTTTAATAGGCCCACGTTCCTAGTTTATGCTTTAGTGCCAGTGTTCCTCTGGCTTTCTCATGATCAGAAAGGCACATTTCAGTTCAGTTTTAGAACGATTTTGTCCAATATGTTTGGCATTTTTTCCTCTGTAATTGTAACCACTTTTACTTTCATTATGATAGATACATTATATTTTGGTGTAATGATTTCTGAAATTCACTGCTTTTTGAACACTGAAAATGCTGTACATAAACACATTGCTAATCTACGACAACATGTAGCGGTAACTCCTCTCAATTTCATTGTGTACAACTTGGATTGGGAAAATCTTTCTTCACATGGGAGACATCCCTGGTTTACACATCTGACTGTGAATGGTCTTGTACTGTTTGGTACTCTTCATTTGTCAGCCTGTGCATCTGGTATCCAAATCCTAATTAGCAAACTTGTGCGCAGTGGGGAAAGTCACGTTCCAAAAGGACAGCAATGTGAACAGAGATTGGCAATgactgaatatttaattttggtttattttgttCCTATGATtgttctttctttattttgtCATCAGGAAGGACGATTTCTTAGTCCACTTATTGTACCAGTTGTTCTTCATTATATTTTAAAACATAAGACATTGAGGTGGAAAACTGTAATTGTTCTCTTTAACATTTTATGTTCAGTATTTTTTGGCTGTCTACACCAGGGTGGCTTGATTCCTTGTATTTCCTATTTAGAAAAAGCTCTCCATTTAAAAGATTCTGTAATTGACCAAGAGGAATACATTTTGATATTTTATCACACTTATATGCCTCCTAGACATCTCCTGAATGTCAAAACAGACCAAGAATCAATCAGAATCATTGATCTAGGAGGGTCTGATGTTTCTGTGCTCAACAGCACAGTGAATAGATTTTTTGGGAACTTTTCTTCTTTTGAGAATAACCAAATATATATTTACATCATTGCTCCAGGTACTCTAGAATATACCTTTAATTATTGTAACTTTCAATGGAAATCTAATGCCTCCTTCTTCCCCCATTTGTCTATGGAAGACCCTCCTGATATTTCTAAAATTTTTTCCAACGATATACTGAGCCAGCTGAGTCTTTACATTTTCAAGGTACAGATAATAGGAAAGAATTCTAAAACTTGA
- the ncbp2 gene encoding nuclear cap-binding protein subunit 2, whose translation MSLNALNSDSRVELSDYRDQHFRGSQYEQIKLLRHSCTLYVGNMSFYTTEEQIYELFSKSGDVKRIIMGLDKIKKTSCGFCFVEYHTRADAEHCMRFINGTRLDDRIIRTDWDTGFKEGRQFGRGKSGGQVRDEYRRDYDAGRGGFGKLAQMQRVPEPRQKF comes from the exons ATGTCGCTGAACGCCCTCAACAGCGATTCTCGCGTGGAGCTGAGCGATTACCGAGACCAGCATTTTCGG GGAAGCCAATATGAACAGATCAAACTGTTGAGGCATAGCTGTACCCTCTATGTTGGGAATATGTCATTCTACACAACTGAGGAACAGATCTACGAACTTTTTTCAAAAAGTGGAGATGTTAAAAGAATCATCATGGGTCTGGATAAAATCAAGAAAACGTCGTGTGGCTTCTGTTTTGTGGAGTATC ACACACGTGCAGACGCTGAACACTGCATGAGATTTATTAATGGAACGCGTTTGGATGATCGCATTATTAGAACAGATTGGGATACTGGCTTCAAGGAAGGTAGGCAGTTTGGCCGAGGAAAATCCGGTGGTCAG GTGCGTGATGAATACAGGAGAGATTATGACGCGGGCAGAGGTGGGTTTGGAAAACTGGCCCAGATGCAGAGAGTTCCTGAACCAAGGCAGAAATTCTAG